The window AGCTCCTTCATGGCCCTCGGCGACGGCACCCACATGCTCCCGGTGAAGGCGGAGGTGCGGCGGGCGATCGGCAAGGAGGAGGGCGACACGGTGACCGTGAGACTGGAGGAGCGGCTGGACTCGTGAAGAGCCCAGCCGCTCAAAGGCACATCCGGCTCAGGCCGTGGCGACCTCGTCGATGCGGGCCAGTTCCTCCGCGTCGAAGTGCAGGTTGCCGACCGCCGCCACGCTGTCCTCCAGCTGCTGCGGGCTGCTCGCGCCGACCAGGGCCGAGGTGACCCGGCCGCCGCGCAGGACCCAGGCCAGGGCCATCTGGGCCAGGGTCTGGCCGCGGCCCTTGGCGATCTCGGCGAGGGTGCGCAGCCGGGCGACCAGGTCCTCGGTGAGGGCCTCGGAGTTCAGGAAGGGGCTGTCGCTCGCGGCCCGGGAGTCCTCCGGGATGCCGTCAAGGTAGCGGCCCGTCAGCAGGCCCTGCTCCAGCGGGGAGTAGGCGATGGATCCGATCTGCAGCTCGTCGAGGGCGTCCAGGAGGCCCTCCTCGGGACGGCGGTCGAGCATGGAGTAGCGCGGCTGGTGGATCAGGAGCGGGGTGCCCAGCTCACCGAGGATGCGCGCGGCCTCCCGCGTCTGCTCCGGGGAGTAGTTGGAGACGCCGACGTAGAGCGCCTTGCCCTGCTGGACGGCCGAGTGCAGCGCGCCCATCGTCTCCTCCAGCGGAGTCTCCGGGTCCGGGCGGTGCGAGTAGAAGATGTCGACGTAGTCCAGGCCCATCCGGGTCAGGCTCTGGTCGAGCGAGGACAGCAGGTACTTGCGGGAGCCCCACTCGCCGTACGGTCCCGGCCACATCAGATATCCGGCCTTGGTGGAGATGACGAGTTCGTCGCGGTACGGCGCGAAGTCCGCCGTCAGCGCCTCGCCCAGCGCCGACTCGGCGGACCCGGGCGGCGGGCCGTAGTTGTTCGCCAGGTCGAAGTGCGTGACGCCGAGATCGAAGGCGCGGCGCAGGATGGCCCGCTGGGTCTCGACCGGACGGTCCGGACCGAAGTTGTGCCACAGACCGAGGGACAGTGCCGGGAGTTTGAGGCCGCTGCGTCCGGTGCGCCGGTAGGGCATGTCCGCGTAGCGGTCGGGGTGTGCGGTGTACAACGCGACTCCAGAGGGGTGGGCACGGTGGAACCAGGTTCCCTGAAAACCGGTGTCCACTCTTTCGTGACCTGTGGGCATTGGTCCAACAGAAGAATCCGATGGAATTCAGCAGATAGGCTTCTCAGTCATGGAACTGCGCCATCTCCAGCACTTCGTCGCGGTCGCCGAGGACCAGCATTTCACCCGGGCCGCCGAGCGGCTCATGGTGTCCCAGTCGGGGCTCTCGGCCTCGATCCGCTCGCTGGAACGGGAGCTCCAGACCCCGCTGTTCATGCGTACGACCCGCAGCGTGACCCTCACCCCGGCCGGGCGGGCGCTGCTGGGCGAGGCGGAGCGGATCCTGGCGCAGGTGCGGTCCGCCCACGAGGCGGTCGCCGCGGTGCAGGGCGTACTGCGCGGGATGCTGGCGCTGGGGTCCGAGCAGTGCATCGCCGGGGTGCATGTGGCGGGGCTGCTCGCCGCGTTCCGGCGGAAGCACCCGGACGTGGAGATCTGTCTGCGCCAGGCCGGTTCGGGGGCGCTCGCGGAGGAGGTCGCGGCCGGCCGCCTGGACCTGGCCTTCGCGGTGCGTACGGCGCAGGAGGACACCGACCAGCTGCAGCTGCGCGCCGTACCGCTGACCAGTGAGCCCATGACGGTGCTGTGCCACCCCAGTCACCGGCTCGCGAAGGCCGGAGCCGCGGTCACCCCGGAGGAGCTGGGCGGCGAGGTCTTCGTCGACTTCCACCCGGACT of the Streptomyces sp. NBC_00287 genome contains:
- the mgrA gene encoding L-glyceraldehyde 3-phosphate reductase, whose amino-acid sequence is MYTAHPDRYADMPYRRTGRSGLKLPALSLGLWHNFGPDRPVETQRAILRRAFDLGVTHFDLANNYGPPPGSAESALGEALTADFAPYRDELVISTKAGYLMWPGPYGEWGSRKYLLSSLDQSLTRMGLDYVDIFYSHRPDPETPLEETMGALHSAVQQGKALYVGVSNYSPEQTREAARILGELGTPLLIHQPRYSMLDRRPEEGLLDALDELQIGSIAYSPLEQGLLTGRYLDGIPEDSRAASDSPFLNSEALTEDLVARLRTLAEIAKGRGQTLAQMALAWVLRGGRVTSALVGASSPQQLEDSVAAVGNLHFDAEELARIDEVATA
- a CDS encoding LysR family transcriptional regulator, translated to MELRHLQHFVAVAEDQHFTRAAERLMVSQSGLSASIRSLERELQTPLFMRTTRSVTLTPAGRALLGEAERILAQVRSAHEAVAAVQGVLRGMLALGSEQCIAGVHVAGLLAAFRRKHPDVEICLRQAGSGALAEEVAAGRLDLAFAVRTAQEDTDQLQLRAVPLTSEPMTVLCHPSHRLAKAGAAVTPEELGGEVFVDFHPDWGPRRTTDAAFAAAGVRRAVALEVNDVHSLLDLVDENLGIAVVPRHFRHKRESLTALPVKGTGERVYETVALLPPAQATSPAARALMQLLDIEGA